A genomic window from Clostridium cylindrosporum DSM 605 includes:
- a CDS encoding chemotaxis protein CheX produces the protein MDRKLIEAFTVNILEIFDQMIGIKIEAEKEINEDSDSIVSYGVSSIVSYTGELKGRLLLDMEANLAISIAKCITGEEFSDEREDMVLASVSELNNIIAGSAITQLNNDLKLKLRLAPPVVFAGKGAVVSIPKINSISEMYISPYGKLKINIAFEGGLD, from the coding sequence ATGGATAGAAAATTAATAGAAGCTTTTACGGTTAATATACTTGAAATTTTTGATCAAATGATTGGAATTAAAATTGAAGCTGAAAAGGAAATTAATGAGGACTCTGATAGCATAGTATCATATGGAGTTTCAAGTATTGTTTCATATACTGGGGAGCTAAAGGGAAGACTTCTTTTAGATATGGAGGCAAATCTTGCTATAAGTATTGCAAAATGTATTACAGGAGAAGAGTTTAGTGATGAAAGAGAAGATATGGTATTAGCCTCAGTTTCAGAATTAAATAACATAATAGCGGGTAGTGCAATAACTCAACTAAATAATGATTTAAAACTTAAGTTGAGACTTGCTCCACCAGTTGTATTTGCGGGAAAAGGTGCAGTGGTTTCTATTCCGAAGATTAACTCCATATCAGAGATGTATATATCACCATATGGTAAACTTAAAATAAACATAGCCTTTGAAGGAGGGCTAGATTAA
- a CDS encoding chemotaxis protein CheX: MDVKNINPFLDSLKGILEQFGVTDIKVADLSRKEKMLVEKEVSAIIGIVGDLKGNVSYCMSEDTAKKVISAMMMGMCIEEIDEIGRSAVGELTNMITGNAITSMCENGRSIDITTPSMVFGRDMYFIISTVDTISVIMDTSIGEFEVNIGLEI, from the coding sequence ATGGATGTAAAGAATATTAATCCTTTTTTAGACTCATTAAAAGGCATACTTGAACAGTTTGGTGTAACGGATATTAAGGTTGCGGATTTATCTAGAAAAGAAAAAATGCTTGTAGAAAAGGAAGTTAGCGCTATTATCGGGATAGTAGGTGACTTAAAGGGAAATGTATCCTATTGTATGTCAGAGGATACTGCAAAAAAGGTTATTTCAGCTATGATGATGGGGATGTGTATTGAAGAGATAGATGAGATAGGAAGAAGTGCAGTAGGGGAACTTACTAATATGATTACAGGAAATGCAATTACTAGTATGTGTGAAAATGGTCGTAGTATAGATATAACTACACCATCTATGGTATTTGGTAGAGATATGTATTTTATTATTAGTACAGTTGATACAATAAGTGTAATTATGGATACATCAATTGGAGAATTTGAAGTAAATATAGGCTTAGAGATTTAG
- a CDS encoding chemotaxis protein CheX, which yields MDIKNIDPFLDSMKSVLGQFGITDIKVSGIKKKEEMFVGKEVTSIIGLIGDLKGNVSYCMSEDTAKKVISAMMMGMSIDEIDEMGRSAVSELTNMITGNAATIMGENGCSVDISTPSMIFGKDVHLMISKNEVISVNMDTSIGEFEVNIGLKV from the coding sequence ATGGATATAAAAAATATTGATCCATTTTTAGATTCTATGAAAAGTGTACTTGGGCAGTTTGGTATAACAGATATTAAGGTTTCAGGGATTAAGAAAAAAGAGGAAATGTTTGTAGGTAAGGAAGTAACATCTATAATAGGGCTTATAGGAGATTTAAAGGGGAATGTATCCTACTGTATGTCTGAGGATACAGCTAAAAAGGTTATATCCGCTATGATGATGGGAATGTCTATTGATGAGATAGATGAGATGGGAAGAAGTGCAGTAAGTGAACTTACTAATATGATTACAGGTAATGCAGCAACGATTATGGGTGAGAATGGATGCAGTGTAGATATATCAACACCTTCAATGATATTTGGAAAAGATGTACATCTTATGATAAGTAAAAATGAAGTAATTAGTGTTAATATGGATACATCTATTGGAGAATTTGAAGTAAACATTGGTCTTAAGGTTTAA
- a CDS encoding spore coat protein produces MASFITNRIKDTMEITDDVIATSMIASASAGAGAYLSAGMTSTTPELRAIYLGNLTQVLGGHSALTELIVKKEWAKPYSAPTEQLLDVYNKSKDRI; encoded by the coding sequence ATGGCTTCTTTCATTACAAATAGAATTAAAGATACTATGGAAATAACTGATGATGTTATAGCAACTAGTATGATAGCTAGTGCTTCTGCTGGTGCAGGAGCATACCTAAGTGCTGGTATGACTTCTACTACTCCAGAACTTAGAGCAATATATCTAGGAAACCTAACACAAGTTCTAGGAGGGCATTCTGCTCTTACAGAACTAATAGTAAAAAAAGAATGGGCGAAACCTTATAGTGCACCTACTGAACAATTACTAGATGTTTATAACAAGTCTAAGGATAGAATTTAA
- a CDS encoding MFS transporter — protein sequence MQSLDNTYKKRWSILFILVVLPFMASLDASIVNVALPIMAKKLSVGMASIGWVVTSYLIVISATIIIFGRLGDIKGKTTMFNFGICLFTIGSLLCGISSSISFLVFSRIVQGIGAAAAMANNQGIITEIFPANERGRALGISATFVAIGSMVGSPLGGFIVSFLSWHYIFLINVPVGIITFLLAIKILPKMQRKLDEKLDIKGALLFAIVIVVLFFSIMKGEQLGYDNPIIIAGFVVVIISSIIYVKFEKKTSNPLIELEIFKNKLFSISLFCAFTSYIAIICVNIVQPFYLQDVLKFSPASTGLIMFISPIIVSLIAPISGYISDKVGSESISCLGLFLTTTALVLMSMLNESSSLVTIIIYISVLSIGNGLFQSPNNSLVMSMVPKNKLGIAGSINALVRNLGMVFGASIATALLYSRMSHKIGYKVADYIKGREDVFIYGMRFVYMTTAVICFIGVVFTAYRLYKKRHRNLSNS from the coding sequence ATGCAGAGTTTAGATAATACATATAAAAAACGATGGTCAATTCTATTTATATTAGTAGTTCTACCATTTATGGCATCCTTAGATGCAAGTATAGTAAATGTAGCACTTCCTATTATGGCGAAAAAGCTTTCTGTAGGAATGGCGTCAATTGGCTGGGTTGTAACAAGTTATTTGATTGTAATTTCAGCTACGATTATAATTTTTGGAAGACTCGGTGATATTAAGGGAAAGACAACGATGTTTAACTTTGGTATTTGTTTGTTTACTATTGGTTCACTTCTTTGTGGCATTTCAAGTTCAATATCATTTTTAGTATTTTCAAGAATAGTTCAAGGTATTGGTGCAGCAGCAGCAATGGCGAATAATCAAGGAATAATAACTGAAATTTTTCCAGCTAATGAAAGAGGAAGGGCACTTGGTATATCTGCTACCTTTGTTGCTATAGGAAGTATGGTAGGCTCGCCTTTAGGAGGATTTATTGTTTCCTTTCTAAGTTGGCATTATATATTCTTAATAAATGTTCCTGTTGGGATAATAACATTTTTACTTGCTATTAAAATTCTTCCAAAGATGCAAAGAAAGCTTGATGAAAAACTTGATATAAAAGGAGCATTATTATTTGCAATTGTTATAGTTGTATTATTCTTCTCTATAATGAAGGGAGAACAGCTAGGATATGATAATCCAATTATTATTGCAGGATTTGTTGTTGTAATAATATCTAGTATTATCTATGTTAAATTTGAAAAGAAAACTAGTAATCCATTAATTGAATTAGAAATATTTAAGAATAAGTTATTCTCTATAAGTTTGTTTTGTGCATTTACTTCATATATAGCCATTATATGTGTAAATATAGTTCAGCCTTTTTATCTTCAAGATGTATTAAAATTTTCACCTGCATCTACAGGACTTATTATGTTTATATCTCCAATAATTGTTTCACTAATAGCTCCTATAAGTGGCTATATTTCAGATAAGGTAGGATCTGAGTCTATATCCTGTCTAGGTTTATTTTTAACAACTACAGCATTAGTTTTAATGAGTATGTTAAATGAAAGTTCAAGTTTAGTAACTATAATAATCTATATTTCAGTATTATCAATTGGAAATGGATTATTCCAATCACCTAATAACTCCTTAGTAATGTCTATGGTACCAAAGAATAAACTTGGAATTGCAGGAAGTATTAATGCATTAGTTAGAAACCTAGGTATGGTTTTTGGTGCATCAATTGCCACCGCACTTCTTTATAGTAGAATGAGTCATAAAATAGGCTATAAAGTGGCGGATTATATTAAGGGAAGGGAAGATGTATTCATATATGGAATGAGATTTGTATATATGACAACAGCAGTTATATGCTTCATTGGAGTAGTATTTACTGCATATAGGTTATATAAAAAAAGGCATAGAAATTTATCCAATAGTTAG
- a CDS encoding ECF-type riboflavin transporter substrate-binding protein codes for MKKLDIKTMVAIGIGAALFFVLGRFVAIPSPIPDTSINIQYAVLGLFALLFGPIAGFLIGIIGHTLVDLSWGAPWWSWILASGIFGLVVGLGKNIIDLETKSLGLKGIIAFNLSQICGHAVAWMLVAPGLDILIYGEPIDKVFAQGAFAGLSNTATTAIIGTILLVAFSKTKVKKGSLHIEQ; via the coding sequence ATGAAGAAACTAGACATTAAAACTATGGTTGCCATAGGTATAGGGGCAGCTCTATTTTTCGTACTTGGAAGATTTGTTGCTATTCCAAGTCCTATACCAGATACAAGCATCAATATCCAATATGCTGTTTTAGGACTATTTGCATTATTATTTGGACCTATTGCAGGTTTTTTAATTGGTATAATTGGGCATACACTGGTAGACCTCTCCTGGGGTGCACCATGGTGGAGTTGGATACTAGCATCAGGAATATTTGGTTTAGTTGTTGGATTAGGAAAGAATATTATTGATCTAGAAACAAAAAGTCTTGGACTAAAGGGAATTATTGCTTTTAATTTATCTCAAATATGTGGACATGCTGTAGCTTGGATGTTAGTTGCACCTGGACTTGATATTCTTATATATGGTGAACCAATAGATAAGGTATTTGCACAGGGAGCCTTTGCAGGATTATCAAATACTGCAACTACTGCAATTATAGGGACTATACTTTTAGTAGCCTTTTCAAAGACAAAGGTGAAAAAGGGAAGTTTACACATTGAACAATAA
- a CDS encoding ABC transporter ATP-binding protein, translating to MKKPIIEFKDFTFKYLSQAEPTLRNIDLTIYEGEKVLIAGASGSGKSTLAHCINGLIPHSYKGDMSGVFRINGNDTKNMTLFDISKDVGTVLQDTDGQFIGLTVGEDIAFTLENDLIDRDELIGKTKVTAKIVSMEDYLEVSPHDLSGGQKQRVSMAGVIVGDVKILLFDEPLASLDPATGKKTIELIDEIMKQRSSTVVIIEHRLEEVLYKEVDRIILLENGIIKADMSPDELLSSCFLVNAGIREPLYLSALKYAGCPITKDINPSGIDSISIDDDNKKKVQNWCYGVQLSESPRKDKVLLELKDISFNYNMDKNILKQISFKVHKGEMLGIVGCNGAGKSTLAKVICGFESNFTGEIHLNDNDISNEDIKEKAKHIGYVMQNPNQMISKSMIFDEVALVLYAQGISEEEVKKRVEDTLKVCGLYEFRNWPISALSFGQKKRVTIASILVTNPEIIILDEPTAGQDFRHYTEFMEFLKRLNSEGVTVIMITHDMHLMLEYISRVLVFSDGEIIADNTPVEILTNHEIIEKANLKETSLFNLAEKCNISDPKEFIKKFIHYDRQVRG from the coding sequence ATGAAGAAACCAATAATAGAATTTAAAGACTTTACTTTTAAGTATTTATCACAGGCTGAACCAACATTACGTAATATTGACCTAACTATATATGAAGGTGAAAAAGTATTAATAGCTGGGGCTTCAGGTAGTGGTAAGAGTACACTTGCACATTGTATAAATGGACTTATACCTCATAGTTATAAAGGAGATATGAGTGGAGTTTTTAGAATTAATGGAAATGATACTAAAAACATGACTTTGTTCGATATTAGTAAAGATGTAGGTACAGTACTTCAGGATACCGATGGGCAGTTCATTGGCTTAACAGTTGGGGAGGACATTGCATTTACCCTTGAAAATGACCTTATAGATAGAGACGAGTTAATAGGTAAAACAAAGGTTACTGCAAAAATAGTTAGTATGGAGGATTACCTAGAGGTTTCTCCACATGATTTATCAGGGGGTCAAAAGCAAAGAGTATCTATGGCAGGGGTTATAGTAGGAGATGTAAAGATTCTATTATTTGATGAACCTCTTGCAAGTCTAGACCCAGCTACTGGGAAGAAAACAATTGAACTCATTGATGAGATAATGAAACAAAGAAGCTCTACTGTAGTTATTATAGAGCATAGACTTGAAGAAGTATTATATAAAGAAGTAGACCGTATTATACTTTTGGAAAATGGAATTATTAAAGCTGATATGTCACCAGATGAACTTTTATCAAGTTGCTTCTTAGTTAATGCTGGAATAAGGGAACCTTTATATCTATCTGCATTAAAGTATGCAGGGTGCCCAATTACTAAGGATATAAATCCAAGTGGAATAGATTCTATTAGTATAGATGATGATAACAAGAAAAAGGTTCAAAATTGGTGCTACGGTGTACAATTATCTGAAAGTCCAAGAAAAGATAAAGTCTTACTAGAACTTAAGGATATATCATTTAACTATAACATGGATAAGAATATATTAAAGCAAATAAGCTTTAAGGTGCATAAAGGTGAAATGCTAGGTATTGTAGGATGTAACGGTGCTGGGAAAAGTACACTTGCAAAGGTTATATGTGGCTTTGAGTCTAACTTTACTGGAGAAATACACCTAAATGATAATGATATATCAAATGAGGACATTAAAGAGAAGGCAAAGCATATAGGATATGTAATGCAAAACCCTAATCAAATGATTTCTAAAAGCATGATATTTGATGAGGTTGCACTTGTGCTTTATGCACAGGGAATTAGTGAAGAGGAAGTAAAGAAAAGGGTAGAGGATACATTAAAGGTCTGTGGTTTATATGAATTCCGTAATTGGCCTATTTCAGCCCTTAGTTTTGGACAGAAGAAAAGAGTTACTATAGCTAGTATATTAGTAACAAATCCCGAGATTATTATATTAGATGAACCTACAGCAGGTCAGGATTTTCGTCATTATACAGAGTTTATGGAATTTTTGAAAAGACTAAATTCTGAGGGGGTTACGGTTATTATGATTACACATGATATGCACCTTATGCTTGAATATATATCAAGGGTTTTGGTTTTTTCAGATGGTGAGATTATAGCCGACAATACACCTGTAGAAATTCTAACTAATCATGAGATTATAGAAAAAGCTAATTTAAAGGAAACTTCACTATTTAATCTAGCAGAGAAATGTAATATATCAGATCCTAAGGAATTTATAAAGAAGTTCATACATTATGATAGGCAGGTGAGAGGGTAA